A region of Pseudomonadota bacterium DNA encodes the following proteins:
- a CDS encoding glycosyltransferase family 39 protein: MKGALRSSLPLVATACLGLWLRSGNLTSPYLLDAHSFRQGDTAGFALGYLIGSFNPLAPTTVRQPCRAGSTPRVESELPLPAWLAVLPLKLLGATYPPAWYLRSVWLLFYLGTCAYLYLLSRQLGASHALAGLVVFVLSVLPLAVFFTVSIQPDGPSLGIGAGLLYHLARWLEHKQTKDEVLLVALGATVLLVKVSNVYLALPALWLLVSQQGWPATFKQPRTWLWALLIATPGCAWYTYIHYTSSWTFVLWETGGYTKFSSFETFTSAAHWMRLSNRLVYQIFGWSGFVLAVLGASHGREQRILRVAAAWAGGFCVFLLAAMPANVTHNYYQLPLVVPAAFLIACGIAHLWQRPWKGRVGLAVLGLIFLASARHTLSRHSKRTEGGLYREKQGMYEAVTMLREHVPEGQRFIAIPGRPELFYNSNRRGFTGKDFSVRRVESCAKRLGSRFVYLMLDAANRKRARRIVLEHPEWAHRLQAIARGREWTLYRYENAI; this comes from the coding sequence ATGAAGGGAGCGCTGCGCAGCAGTCTGCCGCTCGTAGCCACCGCTTGCCTGGGCCTGTGGCTGCGATCCGGGAATCTGACCTCGCCGTATCTGCTTGACGCCCACTCCTTCCGCCAGGGCGATACGGCAGGCTTTGCACTTGGCTACTTGATCGGCTCCTTCAACCCCCTGGCACCGACGACCGTACGTCAACCGTGCCGCGCGGGCAGCACGCCACGGGTCGAGTCCGAGCTCCCCCTGCCCGCGTGGCTCGCGGTGCTTCCGCTGAAATTGCTCGGCGCTACCTATCCGCCGGCCTGGTATCTGCGCTCGGTGTGGTTGCTGTTTTACCTCGGGACCTGCGCGTATCTGTATCTGCTGTCTCGCCAGCTAGGCGCTTCGCATGCGCTGGCGGGCCTGGTCGTATTCGTCTTGTCCGTGCTGCCGCTCGCGGTCTTCTTCACGGTTTCGATTCAGCCGGACGGCCCCTCGCTCGGTATTGGTGCCGGCCTGTTGTATCACCTCGCGCGCTGGCTGGAACACAAGCAAACGAAGGACGAGGTGTTGCTCGTTGCACTGGGAGCCACGGTGCTGCTGGTCAAGGTAAGCAACGTCTACCTTGCGTTGCCCGCACTTTGGTTGCTTGTCAGCCAGCAAGGTTGGCCGGCAACGTTCAAGCAGCCGCGCACTTGGCTTTGGGCCCTGCTGATCGCGACCCCGGGCTGCGCCTGGTACACGTACATTCACTACACTTCGAGCTGGACCTTCGTGCTCTGGGAGACGGGAGGCTACACGAAGTTCTCGAGCTTCGAGACCTTCACATCGGCTGCGCACTGGATGCGCCTTTCCAACCGGCTCGTCTACCAGATCTTCGGGTGGTCCGGATTCGTGCTGGCGGTGCTCGGCGCCAGCCATGGCCGCGAGCAGCGCATCCTGCGCGTAGCCGCGGCCTGGGCCGGAGGCTTCTGTGTGTTCTTGCTCGCTGCCATGCCGGCGAACGTGACGCACAACTACTATCAGCTCCCGCTCGTGGTGCCTGCAGCGTTTCTGATCGCGTGCGGCATCGCACACTTGTGGCAGCGCCCGTGGAAAGGGCGCGTCGGCCTCGCCGTGCTCGGCCTGATCTTTTTGGCAAGCGCCCGGCACACGCTCTCGCGGCACTCGAAGCGCACAGAGGGGGGACTCTACCGGGAGAAGCAGGGCATGTACGAAGCCGTAACCATGCTGCGTGAACACGTACCCGAGGGGCAGCGCTTCATCGCTATCCCCGGACGACCCGAGCTGTTTTACAACTCCAACCGTCGTGGTTTCACAGGCAAGGACTTCAGCGTGCGCCGCGTTGAAAGCTGTGCAAAGCGGCTCGGCAGCCGGTTCGTGTACCTGATGCTGGACGCCGCGAACCGGAAACGCGCGCGACGTATCGTGCTGGAGCATCCAGAGTGGGCGCACAGACTGCAGGCGATCGCGCGAGGGCGGGAGTGGACCCTGTATCGCTACGAGAACGCAATCTGA
- a CDS encoding ATP-dependent DNA helicase, with amino-acid sequence MQARALLGPEGPLARSMGTYELRPGQLDMAEAVERTLSDDGLLLVEAGTGTGKTLAYLVPALLSGKKIVISTGTKTLQDQLMNSDIPLLAACLGSVDAACMKGLSNYLCLRRYHELMLSADAGHEPFASLLRELRDWEASTPTGDRAELEAIGEDSPLWTAVQSGTETRIGTPCRHFDRCFVTAMRLRAEEAQLVVVNHHLFFADLALRGPRGRGVLPDYDAVVLDEAHLLEDIATDFFGVTVSASRIHALLRDARRSLAAANRLLQADPLLSEAQRQSDVFFAALPKAGPEHAGRVPLAPEAFDGPVREQMFALDTALDALASHCSLARDEALAALAKRAHTIRRDVSEIAEGGGRSHVTWTRRSSRNVAIGASPVQIGEILKDRLWYTGQAAVLTSATLSAAGSFDFLRKRLGIDFDPLELVVPSPFVYEQQVALYLPDHLGDPRTPGFAEQAAREIIALVNLCQGGAFVLCTSLKAMRELAKRCRPALGLRTYVQGEAPKAVLLARFREDGNAVLFATASFWQGVDVPGRALRLVVVDKLPFEVPTDPLVAARCRELREQGRDAFREYVVPTAALALKQGFGRLIRTRHDRGIVAVLDGRLRTRGYGKWFVRTLPPAHRCERFEDLARFWRSTEASQGGLARSNSGATGGGP; translated from the coding sequence GAGCTCAGGCCCGGGCAGCTCGACATGGCGGAGGCCGTCGAGCGAACGCTGTCCGATGACGGATTGCTGCTGGTGGAAGCCGGCACGGGTACGGGAAAGACGCTGGCGTACCTCGTACCGGCGCTGCTGTCCGGCAAGAAGATCGTGATCTCGACGGGCACCAAGACCTTGCAGGATCAGCTCATGAACAGCGACATCCCCCTGCTCGCAGCCTGCCTGGGCAGCGTCGACGCAGCTTGCATGAAGGGGCTTTCGAACTACCTGTGCCTGCGTCGCTACCACGAGCTCATGCTGAGCGCCGACGCCGGCCACGAGCCCTTTGCTTCGCTGCTTCGCGAGCTGCGGGACTGGGAGGCGAGCACGCCCACCGGAGATCGGGCCGAGCTCGAAGCGATCGGCGAGGATTCGCCGTTGTGGACCGCAGTCCAAAGTGGAACGGAAACACGCATCGGGACCCCATGCCGCCATTTCGATCGCTGCTTCGTGACGGCGATGCGCCTGCGCGCCGAAGAGGCGCAGCTTGTGGTCGTCAATCATCACCTCTTTTTTGCCGACCTCGCGTTGCGAGGGCCCCGCGGGCGCGGCGTGCTACCCGACTACGATGCGGTGGTGCTCGACGAGGCGCATCTGCTCGAGGACATTGCGACCGATTTCTTTGGCGTGACGGTGTCTGCTTCGCGCATCCATGCGCTGTTGCGTGATGCGCGGCGCAGCCTGGCCGCGGCCAACAGACTGCTGCAGGCCGATCCGCTGCTCAGCGAGGCGCAGCGCCAGAGCGACGTGTTTTTTGCGGCGCTCCCCAAGGCGGGCCCCGAGCACGCCGGCCGCGTGCCGCTGGCACCGGAGGCGTTCGACGGGCCGGTGCGCGAGCAGATGTTTGCCCTGGACACGGCCCTCGACGCCCTCGCCAGCCACTGCAGTCTGGCTCGGGACGAAGCGCTTGCGGCGCTGGCCAAACGTGCCCACACGATACGCCGCGATGTCAGCGAGATCGCCGAGGGCGGCGGGCGCAGCCATGTGACCTGGACACGAAGGAGCAGCCGCAACGTAGCGATCGGGGCGAGCCCGGTCCAGATCGGGGAGATCTTGAAGGACCGACTCTGGTACACGGGCCAGGCGGCGGTGCTGACGAGCGCGACGCTTTCGGCCGCTGGGTCGTTCGATTTTCTGCGCAAGCGGCTGGGAATCGATTTCGATCCGCTCGAGCTCGTGGTGCCCTCGCCTTTCGTGTACGAGCAGCAGGTGGCCCTGTACCTGCCGGATCATCTCGGCGATCCACGTACGCCAGGTTTTGCAGAGCAGGCCGCGCGCGAGATCATCGCGCTGGTGAACCTGTGCCAGGGTGGTGCGTTCGTCTTGTGCACATCGCTCAAGGCGATGCGGGAGCTGGCGAAACGTTGCCGGCCTGCGCTCGGCCTCCGCACGTACGTGCAAGGGGAGGCGCCCAAGGCGGTGCTGCTCGCGCGTTTTCGCGAGGACGGGAACGCGGTACTGTTCGCGACAGCCAGCTTCTGGCAGGGCGTCGACGTGCCGGGCCGCGCCCTGCGGCTGGTGGTGGTCGACAAGCTGCCGTTCGAGGTTCCCACCGATCCGCTGGTGGCTGCTCGCTGCCGGGAGCTGCGCGAACAGGGGCGCGATGCGTTCCGCGAGTACGTGGTGCCGACGGCCGCACTAGCACTCAAACAAGGCTTTGGTCGCCTGATACGGACGCGCCACGATCGCGGCATCGTGGCTGTGCTCGACGGCAGGCTGCGCACGCGAGGCTATGGAAAATGGTTCGTGCGCACGTTGCCGCCCGCGCATCGATGCGAGCGTTTCGAGGACCTGGCCAGGTTCTGGCGCAGCACGGAAGCGAGCCAAGGTGGGTTGGCCAGGTCGAACAGCGGAGCAACCGGAGGCGGCCCTTGA